One region of Polynucleobacter sp. Adler-ghost genomic DNA includes:
- a CDS encoding DUF1330 domain-containing protein, with amino-acid sequence MTIKVIGLIQLNDLEAFEEYRSQVGDTVSLYQGKILSRGSFSTFLWNELKCDSFNAVVELEFPDLEHSESWANSPEYQNLLAIRSKAMKLTLFSVSL; translated from the coding sequence ATGACTATTAAGGTAATTGGCCTTATTCAGCTAAATGATCTTGAGGCATTTGAGGAGTACCGGTCGCAAGTAGGAGATACCGTGAGCCTCTATCAGGGCAAGATCCTCTCTCGTGGATCGTTCAGTACATTTTTATGGAATGAACTGAAATGTGATTCCTTTAACGCCGTTGTAGAGCTAGAGTTCCCAGATCTAGAACACTCTGAATCCTGGGCGAATAGCCCTGAGTATCAAAACTTACTAGCGATTCGCAGTAAAGCAATGAAGCTCACTTTATTTTCTGTCAGCCTATAA
- a CDS encoding rhodanese homology domain-containing protein, with the protein MSIKNQDYAFVRNKLLKKEEIALLDVREEDPHAQEHPLFAANLPLSRIELDAFSKLPRKDVPIVTLDDGEGLAQLAAERLSKLGYLDVSVFKGGVTEWKAAGGEVFKDVNVPSKSFGEFVESKRHTPSLSAQEVKKLIDDKEDVVVVDVRRFDEYQTMSIPTGISVPGAELVLRLPELAPNPKTKIIVNCAGRTRSIIGTQSLINAGIPNEVNALRNGTIGWTLAGQELDKGQSRKFKEVSESTAAKAAERARNVADQAGVKRVKLADIEQWKSQAERTTYFFDPRTPEEYEAGHLPGFRSTPGGQLVQETEMVAPVRGARIVLSDPASVRANMPASWLAQMAWDVYVIDDIKASDLTEKGAWIAPQPQTPQIQMVDVNTASSWLKSDAKTIFIDLSTHANYVKGHIPGSWFALRSQFVSALKNLPAGNRYVLTSTTGDLAVFAAQEIQALIQSLAQAEVLVLTGGNAAWVKAGLDIEKGATHLASPPMDRYKRPYEGTSVDPAAMQAYLDWEFGLVEQLGKDGTHHFWVL; encoded by the coding sequence ATGTCCATCAAAAATCAAGACTATGCATTTGTACGCAATAAGCTCCTTAAAAAAGAGGAGATTGCACTACTAGATGTTCGCGAAGAAGATCCTCATGCACAAGAACATCCTCTATTTGCTGCCAACCTTCCACTATCACGTATTGAGCTTGATGCATTCAGTAAGCTCCCCAGAAAAGATGTACCAATTGTCACGCTAGATGATGGCGAGGGGCTAGCGCAATTAGCAGCGGAAAGACTCTCCAAGCTTGGCTATTTAGATGTTTCAGTGTTTAAAGGCGGCGTTACAGAATGGAAGGCTGCTGGCGGAGAGGTGTTTAAAGATGTGAATGTTCCTAGCAAATCTTTCGGCGAATTTGTGGAATCCAAACGACACACGCCTTCCCTGTCAGCACAAGAAGTAAAGAAGTTAATTGATGATAAGGAAGATGTGGTGGTGGTGGATGTACGTCGCTTTGATGAATATCAAACCATGAGCATTCCTACGGGCATAAGCGTCCCTGGTGCCGAGTTGGTTTTGCGCCTGCCAGAATTGGCACCAAATCCTAAGACCAAGATCATCGTCAATTGCGCAGGAAGAACGCGTAGCATCATCGGTACACAATCACTCATCAATGCCGGTATCCCAAATGAAGTGAATGCATTACGCAATGGGACGATTGGTTGGACCTTAGCCGGTCAGGAACTAGATAAAGGTCAAAGTCGTAAATTCAAAGAGGTTAGCGAGAGTACTGCTGCCAAGGCTGCTGAGCGTGCACGGAACGTTGCCGATCAGGCTGGGGTGAAGCGAGTTAAGCTCGCCGATATCGAGCAATGGAAGTCTCAGGCTGAACGCACCACGTATTTTTTTGATCCAAGAACGCCTGAAGAATATGAAGCAGGCCACCTGCCTGGATTTAGATCAACGCCAGGCGGGCAATTGGTCCAAGAAACAGAAATGGTAGCGCCCGTTCGCGGTGCGCGCATTGTGTTATCTGATCCCGCTAGCGTGAGAGCAAATATGCCAGCTTCATGGCTCGCACAGATGGCTTGGGATGTTTATGTAATTGATGACATCAAAGCAAGTGATCTGACTGAGAAAGGGGCTTGGATTGCACCTCAGCCGCAAACACCTCAGATTCAAATGGTGGATGTGAATACCGCTTCATCATGGTTAAAGAGTGACGCCAAGACAATTTTCATCGATCTGAGCACCCATGCAAACTATGTCAAAGGCCATATCCCTGGTAGTTGGTTTGCTCTACGCTCCCAATTTGTGAGCGCCTTGAAGAATCTTCCTGCAGGAAATCGCTATGTACTCACCAGCACTACGGGTGATTTAGCCGTATTTGCTGCACAAGAAATTCAAGCGCTCATTCAATCTCTCGCTCAGGCGGAAGTACTTGTATTGACTGGAGGTAATGCTGCCTGGGTCAAGGCTGGCCTTGATATTGAAAAAGGGGCGACTCATTTAGCATCACCCCCAATGGATCGCTACAAGCGACCATATGAAGGGACCAGCGTTGATCCCGCAGCGATGCAGGCCTACCTAGATTGGGAATTTGGTTTAGTAGAACAGCTTGGCAAGGATGGAACCCATCACTTTTGGGTACTTTGA
- a CDS encoding TIGR02450 family Trp-rich protein gives MNSKEQNLLSPKKLLLTKWTAVKPLHKRKHFLVSKVILPELAEQAIEFVELEAVFDQHIRIIPWRELKDAEIWLQGWV, from the coding sequence ATGAACTCTAAAGAACAAAATCTCCTCAGCCCCAAAAAGCTACTGCTAACTAAATGGACGGCTGTGAAACCCTTACATAAGCGTAAGCACTTTTTAGTGAGTAAGGTCATTCTTCCGGAGTTGGCTGAGCAGGCGATTGAGTTTGTGGAGCTAGAGGCCGTCTTTGATCAACACATTCGGATCATTCCCTGGCGTGAACTAAAAGATGCTGAGATCTGGCTTCAGGGCTGGGTATAA
- a CDS encoding group II truncated hemoglobin: MSERKNPYEMIGGAAKIEELVDRFYDLMALEEPFEVLRAIHPQDLSSSREKLKLFLSGWLGGPDIYSPKHGHPMLRARHLPFKIGLKERNQWLACMYRAMEDCGIDSQIGAQLEESFFNTADWMRNQAN; this comes from the coding sequence ATGAGCGAGAGAAAAAACCCATATGAGATGATTGGTGGTGCAGCGAAGATTGAGGAACTGGTGGATCGCTTCTACGATTTAATGGCACTAGAAGAACCCTTCGAAGTATTGAGAGCCATTCATCCCCAAGACCTATCGAGCTCCCGAGAAAAGCTCAAACTCTTTTTATCAGGCTGGCTAGGAGGTCCAGATATCTACTCCCCCAAGCATGGTCATCCAATGCTACGTGCCAGGCATCTACCCTTCAAGATTGGCCTCAAAGAACGCAACCAATGGCTAGCTTGCATGTATCGCGCGATGGAAGACTGCGGAATTGATAGTCAAATTGGCGCACAGCTAGAAGAATCTTTTTTTAATACTGCTGACTGGATGAGAAACCAGGCTAATTAG
- a CDS encoding tripartite tricarboxylate transporter substrate binding protein: MYKLFHKAVILFISLLAFWFSLGAQAAFPDKPIKVIIGFPAGGPLDAHMRLLVEKLQAILGQPVIVDYKAGAGGTVGAQFVAQSPADGYTLLLANTGTMVINPAVYTKTSYETLKEFQPIARTAQQPLALIVNKDVPAQTLKEFIAYAKANPGKLNYGSAGNGGISHLVPEMLKNETGIFMVHIPFKGSAPAFTDLIAGHVQFMAESVPQAANYAKLGKVRALAVTSAKRNPALANTPTVIETGIANLEVVGFYGVLAPKGTPAEVVNKLSQAFKETLESADIQKRMLEQGADPAYLSADQFTKFLAAEMPRWAKAVKQAGAKLD, encoded by the coding sequence ATGTACAAACTATTCCATAAAGCAGTCATCCTCTTCATAAGCTTATTGGCTTTCTGGTTCTCTCTTGGCGCCCAAGCTGCATTCCCAGATAAGCCAATCAAAGTCATTATTGGTTTTCCAGCGGGTGGACCGCTTGATGCGCACATGCGCTTGCTGGTTGAAAAGCTACAAGCCATCTTAGGCCAACCCGTGATCGTAGATTACAAAGCGGGGGCGGGTGGTACGGTAGGAGCGCAATTTGTGGCTCAATCTCCCGCTGATGGATACACCTTGCTATTGGCTAATACCGGTACGATGGTAATTAATCCTGCGGTTTACACCAAAACTTCTTATGAGACTTTAAAAGAATTTCAACCGATAGCAAGGACGGCACAACAGCCCTTAGCCTTGATAGTGAACAAGGATGTGCCAGCGCAAACGCTAAAAGAATTTATAGCCTATGCCAAAGCCAATCCCGGTAAATTAAATTATGGCTCGGCTGGTAATGGCGGCATTTCCCATCTGGTCCCGGAAATGTTAAAAAATGAAACCGGTATTTTTATGGTGCATATTCCATTTAAGGGCAGCGCTCCAGCCTTCACCGATCTTATAGCGGGACATGTGCAGTTTATGGCAGAGTCAGTTCCTCAAGCAGCTAACTATGCCAAGTTAGGGAAGGTGAGGGCGCTCGCCGTAACAAGCGCAAAGAGAAACCCGGCACTAGCAAATACACCAACAGTGATCGAAACGGGTATTGCAAACTTAGAGGTTGTTGGCTTTTATGGAGTCTTAGCACCTAAAGGGACTCCAGCAGAAGTGGTTAATAAACTGAGCCAGGCTTTTAAGGAGACACTTGAGTCTGCCGATATTCAAAAAAGGATGCTTGAGCAAGGCGCCGATCCAGCTTATCTGAGCGCAGATCAATTTACTAAATTTCTAGCAGCGGAGATGCCGCGCTGGGCTAAAGCCGTAAAGCAAGCTGGAGCTAAGCTAGACTAA
- a CDS encoding aminoacetone oxidase family FAD-binding enzyme yields the protein MSKAWDAIVVGGGAAGLFCAGVAGQLGKRVLVLDHTDVLCEKIRISGGGRCNFTNLHSSPANFLSLNPHFVKSALARYPAKEFIKLVQSYRIAYHEKHQGQLFCDESAKQIIEMLLAECAKGHVDIRHPVSVQSVSNMAGEWLVKTNAGEERSRSLVMATGGLPVPAIGATAYSLDIAKQFGLKIVDPRPALVPLSFTSGEFDNLIELSGLSLPVRIAAGSKGKRYGACRFNEDLLLTHKGLSGPAVLQASSYWAEGEEIHVDWLGAVEAHGQFSCDELFNHEDNRLKLSENILASVMPLRLAKAFAEQKNLLGKKWAEVSKKDRHSLKELITNWSVKPAGTLGWKKAEVMLGGVDTKELDGQTMMARNHPGLYFIGECVDVTGHLGGHNFQWAWASGFACANSL from the coding sequence ATGAGTAAGGCATGGGATGCCATTGTTGTTGGCGGTGGAGCTGCTGGACTCTTTTGTGCTGGTGTTGCCGGTCAGCTGGGTAAGCGGGTCTTGGTACTTGACCATACTGATGTCTTGTGCGAGAAAATTCGGATTAGTGGTGGTGGTAGATGCAACTTCACCAACCTGCATAGCAGCCCAGCAAACTTCCTATCCCTAAACCCCCATTTTGTAAAAAGTGCTCTAGCGCGTTATCCCGCAAAGGAATTTATAAAGCTAGTGCAGTCTTACCGCATTGCCTATCACGAGAAACATCAAGGTCAGTTATTTTGCGATGAGTCAGCAAAGCAAATTATCGAGATGTTGCTTGCTGAATGCGCTAAAGGTCATGTTGATATTCGCCATCCAGTCTCAGTGCAGTCAGTCTCGAATATGGCGGGGGAGTGGCTTGTTAAAACCAATGCTGGTGAAGAACGATCTAGATCATTGGTAATGGCAACAGGTGGTTTACCGGTCCCTGCAATTGGCGCAACGGCATATTCCTTAGATATCGCAAAGCAATTCGGATTGAAGATTGTTGATCCGCGTCCCGCACTGGTGCCGCTCTCATTCACGTCTGGTGAATTTGATAACCTCATTGAATTATCTGGTCTAAGTCTACCGGTGCGTATTGCGGCAGGCTCCAAGGGAAAGCGTTATGGAGCATGTCGCTTTAACGAGGATCTGCTCTTAACGCACAAAGGCCTCTCCGGACCTGCAGTTCTACAGGCTAGTAGCTATTGGGCCGAAGGTGAGGAAATTCACGTTGATTGGTTAGGCGCAGTAGAGGCTCATGGTCAATTTAGTTGTGATGAATTATTCAATCACGAGGATAACCGCCTTAAGTTATCAGAAAATATCTTAGCTTCAGTAATGCCACTGCGCCTAGCAAAAGCATTTGCTGAGCAGAAAAACCTTCTAGGTAAAAAATGGGCAGAGGTTTCTAAAAAGGATCGTCATTCACTCAAAGAGCTCATTACCAATTGGTCGGTAAAGCCAGCTGGAACGCTGGGTTGGAAAAAAGCTGAGGTGATGTTGGGTGGTGTCGATACCAAAGAGCTTGATGGTCAAACAATGATGGCCCGCAATCATCCGGGCTTGTATTTCATAGGTGAGTGTGTCGATGTCACGGGACATCTTGGGGGCCATAACTTCCAGTGGGCTTGGGCTAGCGGCTTTGCTTGTGCTAACTCTCTTTAG
- a CDS encoding TIGR00730 family Rossman fold protein: MSPKLPLNNSQTITDFLKLQKSQLAESGSDDSYRFAFDDQAFLARRETLGLRFQLELLKPEILLHEHGVEHTITVFGSTRFVSCQTAQELEKSAKTPEAQADAKRALLHCKYYDSAREFGAIVAGYNASQSEDRNKLYIATGGGPGIMEAANRGAFEAGDKAIGFNISLPREQHPNPYLTPGLSFRFHYFAIRKMHFMLRARAIVAYPGGFGSFDELFEVLTLMQTKKVERFPIILVGKTFWQEVINFKQMLDHGVIDQADMDLIHFVETADEAWAVIRNWYQLA, encoded by the coding sequence ATGAGCCCAAAACTCCCTCTGAATAACTCTCAAACCATTACTGATTTTCTGAAACTTCAAAAAAGCCAGTTGGCAGAAAGTGGTTCCGATGATTCTTATCGATTTGCATTCGATGATCAAGCCTTTTTAGCGCGCCGTGAAACTCTAGGTCTACGCTTTCAGCTCGAGTTACTCAAGCCAGAGATCTTATTGCATGAACATGGTGTTGAGCACACGATTACCGTATTTGGTTCAACCCGTTTTGTAAGTTGCCAAACAGCTCAGGAATTAGAGAAGAGTGCCAAAACACCAGAAGCCCAAGCCGATGCTAAACGAGCTTTACTGCATTGCAAGTACTATGACTCTGCTAGAGAATTCGGAGCAATTGTTGCGGGCTATAACGCCAGTCAATCAGAAGATCGCAATAAGTTATATATCGCTACTGGTGGTGGCCCCGGGATTATGGAAGCCGCTAATCGTGGTGCATTTGAGGCTGGGGATAAAGCCATTGGTTTTAATATCAGCCTGCCAAGAGAGCAGCACCCTAATCCTTACCTGACCCCGGGTTTAAGTTTTCGCTTTCATTATTTTGCGATTCGCAAAATGCATTTCATGCTGAGGGCAAGAGCAATTGTGGCCTACCCCGGTGGCTTTGGTTCATTTGATGAGCTGTTCGAGGTGCTCACCTTGATGCAAACCAAAAAAGTTGAACGCTTCCCAATCATCTTGGTTGGAAAGACATTCTGGCAAGAGGTGATCAACTTCAAGCAGATGCTGGATCATGGCGTAATAGATCAAGCAGATATGGATTTAATCCATTTTGTAGAGACTGCCGATGAGGCCTGGGCGGTGATTCGGAATTGGTATCAATTGGCCTAA
- a CDS encoding ABC transporter substrate-binding protein produces the protein MMQSFAPTGTLRVGINLGNPVLAGSIDQSEPQPKGVTIDIAKEIGRRSDLPVELISFKSAGAIVEALKANQLDLIFVAIDPVRGADISYTPAYIQIEGAYMVKATSPIKSHDEVDVAGNEIVVGKASAYDLYLTREIQKATLLRSTNSQSVVDDFMSGKGNVAAGVKQQLEADAKRYNNLRMLPGRFMVIHQAIGVPKSRAEFEKITLYLSGIVEELKTSGFIANSMKKHGIEGAKVAE, from the coding sequence ATGATGCAATCTTTCGCACCGACTGGCACTCTTCGTGTTGGTATCAATCTAGGTAATCCCGTTTTAGCGGGCTCAATTGATCAGAGTGAACCTCAACCCAAGGGAGTGACGATAGATATTGCTAAAGAAATTGGAAGGCGTTCTGATCTACCGGTTGAGCTGATCTCCTTTAAAAGTGCTGGAGCAATAGTGGAGGCCCTTAAAGCCAATCAGCTTGATCTCATCTTTGTAGCCATCGATCCAGTACGTGGAGCAGATATTAGCTATACCCCAGCTTACATACAAATTGAGGGTGCGTATATGGTCAAAGCTACTTCTCCAATCAAGAGTCATGATGAGGTTGATGTTGCTGGCAACGAGATTGTGGTTGGTAAAGCCAGCGCCTATGATCTTTACCTTACGCGTGAAATTCAAAAAGCCACCCTGCTTCGGTCAACAAACTCTCAATCGGTTGTTGATGACTTTATGAGCGGAAAAGGCAATGTTGCTGCAGGAGTGAAGCAGCAGTTAGAGGCAGATGCCAAGCGATATAACAATTTACGGATGCTGCCAGGCAGATTTATGGTGATTCATCAGGCAATTGGAGTCCCAAAATCACGCGCCGAATTCGAAAAAATCACGCTCTATTTGAGTGGCATCGTTGAAGAATTAAAGACTTCAGGCTTTATCGCTAACTCCATGAAAAAGCATGGCATCGAAGGCGCCAAGGTAGCCGAGTAA
- a CDS encoding MBL fold metallo-hydrolase RNA specificity domain-containing protein, protein MKIQFLGAAGEVTGSRHSVQATVGGRDIRFMVDFGMFQGGREATTKNLEPLPFSPKEIDFVVLTHAHIDHSGLLPRLCAQGFAGPIYCTDATFELLKIMLPDSAHLQRSDVDRAVRRKKAGKWRGDLPVALYSIEEAELALGQCEVLAYGKSIELCQGIGLEFQNAGHILGSAIAIMDISEDHAKKKRCVFSGDIGMKGKLLMPDPTIITQADIVVVESTYGDRLHKTLADTETELIKVVTETLDGRGNIVIPAFAVGRTQEILFLLIDLVKRNLLPHLSIWVDSPMATAATHLTQHFFAQLDKESQSTFEWFKKNPSAVDLRFIADVEESKALNKIKGGAIIISASGMCDAGRIVHHLQNNLPRAQNAIVITGFQAYGSLGRRLVDRAAKVRLFGEEVPVRASIHTIGGLSAHADQAGLLEWLRGFQSEPQSVFVVHGEPEASAVLAQTIREELEWKNVTIPERLHSYAC, encoded by the coding sequence ATGAAAATACAATTTCTGGGTGCGGCGGGTGAGGTTACGGGATCAAGGCATTCCGTACAGGCTACTGTGGGTGGTCGAGATATCCGATTCATGGTTGACTTTGGTATGTTCCAAGGTGGGCGCGAGGCCACCACAAAAAACTTGGAGCCACTTCCGTTTTCCCCTAAGGAAATTGATTTTGTTGTGTTGACGCATGCACATATTGACCACAGCGGTCTGTTACCAAGACTCTGTGCCCAAGGATTTGCAGGACCTATCTACTGTACAGATGCCACATTTGAGCTGTTAAAAATCATGCTACCCGATAGTGCGCATTTACAGCGCTCTGATGTGGACCGTGCAGTACGTAGAAAAAAAGCAGGCAAGTGGCGCGGGGACTTACCAGTTGCGCTTTACTCGATTGAAGAAGCGGAGCTTGCGCTTGGACAATGCGAAGTGCTTGCTTATGGAAAATCCATAGAGCTCTGTCAGGGTATTGGGCTTGAGTTTCAGAATGCAGGCCATATTTTGGGATCGGCAATTGCGATCATGGATATCAGCGAAGACCATGCCAAGAAAAAGCGTTGCGTTTTCTCGGGAGATATTGGCATGAAGGGTAAGCTCTTAATGCCTGATCCCACCATCATTACTCAAGCCGATATTGTCGTGGTCGAATCAACCTATGGCGATCGATTGCATAAAACATTGGCGGATACTGAGACCGAATTAATCAAAGTCGTGACTGAGACTTTAGATGGCCGTGGAAATATTGTAATCCCTGCATTTGCGGTGGGACGCACCCAGGAAATTTTGTTCCTGCTCATTGACTTGGTTAAACGTAATTTACTGCCCCATCTCAGTATTTGGGTCGACTCACCAATGGCAACAGCAGCTACCCACCTCACTCAGCACTTTTTTGCGCAATTAGACAAAGAGTCACAATCTACTTTTGAATGGTTTAAAAAAAATCCCAGTGCAGTTGATCTACGATTTATTGCCGATGTTGAGGAATCGAAAGCGCTCAATAAAATTAAAGGTGGTGCCATCATTATTTCTGCGAGTGGCATGTGTGATGCGGGTCGTATTGTTCACCATCTTCAGAACAACTTACCTCGGGCGCAAAATGCGATCGTAATTACCGGGTTTCAGGCCTATGGCAGTTTAGGTCGTCGTCTGGTAGATAGAGCCGCAAAAGTACGTCTTTTTGGTGAGGAGGTTCCAGTGCGAGCATCCATTCATACTATCGGTGGACTTTCCGCACATGCGGATCAAGCTGGCCTATTGGAGTGGTTGAGAGGCTTTCAATCTGAGCCTCAATCGGTCTTCGTGGTTCATGGTGAACCTGAAGCCTCTGCAGTTCTAGCGCAGACTATCCGTGAAGAGCTGGAGTGGAAGAATGTCACTATTCCAGAGCGTCTCCACTCCTACGCTTGCTAG
- a CDS encoding NAD(P)H-hydrate dehydratase, giving the protein MNPPTELRSLELISRLKRAPSEHKGNAGKVLLVGGAPGMAGALLLAGSAALHLGAGWTMLEMLDPTAAHAMPEQAELMIRLASFNAQEQLETTAPDVIAIGPGLGFSVLAKDWLIASLRYPKVPLVIDADALNLIADNPELLDLLKQRNQAFPGMTVLTPHPGEAAHLLNTSAAAIQANRTEALADLNKLTNSIVVLKGQHTLIASHLHPAEQCAQGNPGMAVGGMGDVLTGTIAAIAAQGHHHNLNLWESTCIGVQLHASAADSLVAKQIGPIGLTPTEVILEMRSLLNKLL; this is encoded by the coding sequence ATGAACCCTCCTACAGAACTGAGATCACTCGAGCTTATTAGCCGCCTCAAGCGAGCACCCTCAGAACATAAAGGGAATGCCGGCAAAGTTCTGCTCGTTGGTGGCGCGCCTGGAATGGCCGGCGCCCTCCTCTTGGCAGGCAGTGCCGCACTGCACTTAGGGGCAGGTTGGACTATGCTGGAGATGCTAGATCCCACAGCTGCCCATGCAATGCCAGAACAAGCTGAGCTGATGATCCGGCTCGCCAGTTTTAACGCCCAAGAGCAATTAGAAACTACAGCGCCAGATGTGATTGCGATTGGACCGGGCCTTGGTTTTTCTGTCCTTGCTAAAGATTGGCTAATAGCCTCACTACGTTATCCAAAAGTGCCACTCGTGATTGATGCTGATGCACTCAATCTGATTGCGGATAACCCTGAATTGTTAGATCTCCTCAAGCAGCGCAATCAAGCATTCCCGGGCATGACTGTGCTCACCCCACATCCTGGAGAGGCAGCACATCTTCTCAACACCAGTGCAGCTGCTATACAAGCAAATCGCACCGAAGCACTTGCTGATTTAAACAAACTCACTAATTCGATTGTTGTGCTGAAAGGCCAACATACGCTAATTGCCTCCCATCTTCACCCTGCAGAACAGTGCGCTCAAGGAAATCCCGGTATGGCTGTTGGCGGAATGGGCGATGTCTTAACTGGCACTATCGCAGCCATTGCAGCCCAAGGTCATCACCACAATCTCAATTTATGGGAATCTACTTGTATTGGGGTGCAACTACACGCCTCGGCAGCGGATAGCTTAGTAGCCAAGCAAATTGGCCCCATTGGACTTACTCCAACAGAGGTCATTTTGGAAATGCGGAGTCTACTCAACAAGCTGTTATAA
- a CDS encoding DMT family transporter, with translation MQSASRTLHHRRYVYGLLMAGLGSILFSGKAILVKLAFGYGANAETLIALRMLMALPLFWGIYWWQACRQVMSPLTFKDKMKIFSLGFMGYFLSSYLDFLGLQYISVGLERIVLYLTPTIVLLISYFVLNKSISRLQWYALAVGYLGVIVVFIQDASSTGSMALLGMVLVFASACSYAIYMIGSGEMVRRVGSVRLVVYASSASAFMSIIQILIYDPAAVFVQVPQIYWLSLLNASLCTVIPMLLIMIAINRIGSPLVAQAGILGPVSTLFMGWIVLSEPITWMQMGGMSLVMGAMWLLVRNDAPNKQQGQGYTKPLDLEGSDPLN, from the coding sequence ATGCAATCAGCCAGTAGAACTCTTCATCATCGTCGTTACGTTTACGGCCTCTTAATGGCCGGACTGGGCTCCATACTATTTTCCGGCAAGGCCATTCTGGTCAAGCTCGCTTTTGGCTACGGCGCCAATGCTGAGACGCTCATTGCCTTACGGATGCTGATGGCGCTTCCCCTCTTTTGGGGAATTTATTGGTGGCAAGCATGCAGGCAAGTCATGAGTCCACTGACATTCAAAGACAAAATGAAAATATTTTCTTTGGGATTTATGGGCTACTTTCTTTCTAGCTATCTTGACTTTTTAGGGCTTCAATACATTTCTGTTGGACTGGAGCGTATCGTACTTTACCTAACGCCCACCATCGTGTTGTTGATTTCTTATTTTGTATTAAACAAATCCATTAGTCGACTGCAGTGGTATGCGCTAGCGGTGGGGTATCTTGGCGTGATCGTCGTATTTATCCAAGATGCTAGCTCGACCGGATCGATGGCATTACTCGGCATGGTATTGGTCTTTGCTAGTGCGTGCTCGTATGCAATTTACATGATTGGCTCTGGAGAAATGGTAAGGCGCGTGGGTAGCGTGCGCTTAGTTGTTTATGCCAGTTCCGCATCGGCATTCATGAGCATCATTCAAATTCTGATTTACGATCCTGCAGCTGTTTTTGTACAAGTACCGCAAATCTATTGGCTTAGCCTACTCAATGCAAGCCTATGCACCGTCATTCCGATGTTGTTAATCATGATTGCCATTAATCGTATTGGCTCACCTCTAGTTGCTCAAGCCGGAATACTAGGCCCCGTCTCCACCCTATTTATGGGCTGGATCGTGTTATCCGAACCTATTACCTGGATGCAGATGGGCGGGATGAGTTTGGTGATGGGGGCGATGTGGTTGCTGGTACGAAATGATGCGCCAAACAAACAACAGGGTCAGGGCTATACAAAGCCCTTAGATCTTGAGGGATCTGACCCGCTAAATTAA
- a CDS encoding protein tyrosine phosphatase → MNIPFAKLILATFVSASVALSPLTVMAADPAPAGAPVAAPAAMPDAQTEKAAKKTAKKSKKDKKADKKAKKKAKKKPAAQEPAAQ, encoded by the coding sequence ATGAATATCCCCTTTGCAAAATTGATCTTAGCCACCTTCGTTTCTGCCTCAGTTGCTTTATCTCCATTGACTGTAATGGCGGCGGATCCAGCCCCAGCCGGAGCACCTGTGGCCGCTCCTGCAGCGATGCCTGATGCTCAAACAGAGAAGGCTGCAAAAAAGACTGCGAAGAAGTCTAAGAAAGACAAAAAAGCGGACAAGAAAGCTAAGAAAAAAGCTAAGAAGAAACCAGCAGCCCAAGAGCCTGCTGCTCAGTAA